The Dasypus novemcinctus isolate mDasNov1 chromosome 12, mDasNov1.1.hap2, whole genome shotgun sequence genome includes a window with the following:
- the INHBE gene encoding inhibin beta E chain, translating to MGLLWLVLLWALVWTQAGSVCPSCGGPALAPQAERALVLELAKQQVLEGLHLTSRPRITQPPPQATLTRALQRLQPGSVAPASREEVISFATITDSSSACSPMLTFHLSTPRSHHLYHARLWLHVLHTLPGSLHLRIFRWGPRRRRRGSRTLLAEHLMTTPGWHGLTLPSSGLRGEESGVLKLQLDCRSLEDNSTAARPGQRLVDTVGDQRPFLELKIRASEPGVGRARRRTPTCEPETPLCCRRDHYVDFQELGWRDWILQPEGYQLNYCSGQCPPHLAGSPGIAASFHSAVFSLLKANNPWPLGTSCCIPTARRPLSLLYLDHNGNVVKTDVPDMVVEACGCS from the exons ATGGGGCTCCTCTGGCTGGTGCTGCTGTGGGCACTGGTGTGGACACAGGCAGGGTCTGTATGTCCCTCCTGTGGAGGCCCCGCATTGGCACCTCAAGCAGAACGAGCTCTGGTCCTGGAGCTCGCCAAGCAGCAAGTGCTGGAGGGCCTGCACCTGACCAGCCGTCCCAGAATCACTCAGCCTCCACCCCAGGCAACGCTGACCAGAGCCCTCCAGAGACTACAGCCAGGGAGCGTGGCTCCAGCCAGCAGGGAGGAGGTCATCAGCTTTGCTACCATCACAG ACTCTTCTTCAGCCTGCAGCCCCATGCTCACCTTCCACCTGTCCACTCCTCGGTCCCACCACCTATACCATGCCCGCCTCTGGCTGCACGTGCTCCACACCCTTCCTGGCAGCCTGCACTTGAGGATCTTCCGCTGGGGCCCAAGGAGGAGGCGCCGCGGGTCCCGCACCCTCCTGGCTGAGCACCTGATGACCACCCCGGGCTGGCATGGCCTGACTCTGCCCTCTAGTGGCTTGAGGGGGGAGGAGTCTGGAGTTCTGAAACTCCAGCTGGACTGCAGGTCCCTAGAGGACAATAGCACAGCGGCCCGACCAGGGCAGCGGCTGGTGGACACAGTGGGAGACCAGCGACCCTTCCTGGAGCTTAAGATCCGGGCCAGTGAGCCTGGAGTAGGCCGGGCCAGGAGGAGGACCCCCACCTGTGAGCCTGAGACCCCCTTATGTTGTAGGCGAGACCATTACGTAGACTTCCAGGAACTGGGATGGCGGGACTGGATCCTGCAGCCCGAGGGGTACCAGCTGAATTACTGCAGTGGGCAGTGCCCGCCCCACCTGGCCGGCAGCCCGGGCATCGCTGCCTCCTTCCATTCGGCCGTCTTCAGCCTCCTCAAGGCCAACAACCCTTGGCCCCTGGGCACCTCCTGCTGCATCCCCACTGCCCGAAGacctctctccctcctctacCTCGACCACAATGGCAACGTGGTCAAGACGGATGTGCCAGATATGGTGGTGGAGGCCTGTGGCTGCAGCTAG